From a region of the Paenibacillus segetis genome:
- a CDS encoding phosphotransferase: MANAYTKTRIRKIVRRFGLIPLHSDSIASHYRKNAIVRVQTESGTYAMKPYFRSNLLHSGTINQITTTACYIQHLMNNGFNSMPKWLTSNSGKLWTVHQGRPFYVTTWINGRSMEHPEDFDKLGRALASLHTTSNHSIPMKGPFFNHIRIWQNKDRLFRRRMTKVNQMNHWIRKWYKRFGKACNQFADRSWTELMSPEIANLLMKETIRPALIHSDITSQNVIIADDGQLFIIDWDRIKLGSIYVEVAIALMNTTRFNPVFIHSLLHGYEELRPLDRIERKTISSLYRLLREAWFVALFPRSPRSRNMIDIIEQTWPLRLQAMDLLDEWADQ; the protein is encoded by the coding sequence ATGGCAAATGCTTATACCAAAACCCGAATACGCAAAATTGTCCGCCGATTCGGCTTAATTCCGTTGCATTCAGACTCGATCGCGTCTCACTATCGAAAGAACGCCATCGTCCGAGTTCAGACGGAAAGCGGAACCTATGCGATGAAGCCCTACTTCCGGAGTAATTTACTCCACTCAGGTACAATTAATCAAATAACAACAACTGCATGTTATATACAGCATTTGATGAATAATGGCTTCAATTCTATGCCTAAATGGCTTACGAGCAATTCCGGGAAATTGTGGACTGTACATCAAGGAAGGCCCTTCTATGTAACCACATGGATAAATGGGAGAAGCATGGAACATCCAGAGGATTTCGACAAGCTCGGACGAGCTCTTGCCTCCTTGCATACAACATCCAATCATTCCATCCCCATGAAAGGTCCCTTTTTCAATCATATTCGAATATGGCAGAACAAAGATCGTCTCTTTCGCAGACGGATGACAAAAGTAAATCAAATGAATCATTGGATTCGCAAATGGTATAAAAGGTTCGGAAAAGCCTGTAACCAGTTTGCTGATCGGTCCTGGACCGAATTAATGAGCCCGGAGATTGCAAACCTTTTGATGAAGGAGACGATTCGTCCCGCATTGATACACAGTGATATTACTTCACAGAATGTTATTATTGCCGATGATGGACAGCTATTCATTATTGATTGGGATCGCATTAAGTTAGGATCGATCTATGTTGAAGTAGCAATAGCCCTCATGAACACGACTCGCTTTAATCCCGTCTTCATTCATTCGTTGTTACACGGGTACGAAGAGCTCCGCCCTTTAGACCGGATCGAACGTAAAACGATCTCTTCCTTGTATCGGTTACTGCGTGAAGCTTGGTTTGTCGCTCTGTTCCCTAGAAGTCCGAGAAGCCGCAACATGATAGATATTATTGAGCAAACATGGCCTCTCCGATTACAGGCAATGGATTTATTAGATGAATGGGCTGATCAGTAG
- a CDS encoding sugar O-acetyltransferase, giving the protein MNEKEKSHAGMLYQPGDPELVADRADTVKKLYEYNNIHPLDQEARQVAIRGLLGKTGDNCVVEQPLFCTYGYNTTVGDNFFLNVNCKLMDSGKITIGNNVFIAPNVCLITEEHAMDVEQRLAGLEYTHPVNIGDNVWICAGAIVLPGVTIGANSVIGAGSVVTKDIPPDSLAVGNPCKVIRSLKEAL; this is encoded by the coding sequence ATGAACGAAAAAGAAAAATCGCATGCTGGTATGTTATACCAACCTGGCGATCCTGAGCTTGTCGCAGACCGTGCTGATACCGTGAAAAAGCTATACGAATATAACAATATACACCCACTGGACCAAGAAGCACGACAGGTCGCCATTCGCGGGCTGCTGGGAAAGACCGGAGATAATTGCGTTGTAGAGCAGCCGCTTTTCTGCACTTATGGGTACAATACCACGGTAGGAGATAATTTTTTTCTCAATGTTAACTGCAAGCTCATGGACAGCGGGAAAATTACAATTGGTAACAATGTATTTATTGCGCCTAACGTCTGCCTTATAACGGAAGAACATGCTATGGATGTAGAGCAACGGTTAGCGGGATTGGAATACACACATCCAGTCAATATTGGTGATAATGTATGGATCTGTGCAGGCGCTATAGTCCTACCTGGTGTGACGATCGGAGCGAACAGCGTGATTGGGGCCGGCAGTGTCGTTACGAAGGACATTCCGCCAGATAGTTTGGCTGTCGGCAATCCGTGCAAAGTCATCCGCTCTTTGAAAGAAGCCCTTTAG
- a CDS encoding TetR/AcrR family transcriptional regulator, with translation MVQVQKPQIREALLKAAKHEFMEYGFQRSSIRRIAAGAGSTIGNMYKYFQSKDELFERLVSNVKGELYFFIKEHETESGESSNAHQKLQLFVNLMSDYRDEMLLLIDASDGTQYQNTYEDLIAMVSLNLQDHLPDFNMPPVPDTRILVRTIAVGLVSGWVDVLRHHSDKKDIKNGLTQYFLFVFKSFL, from the coding sequence ATGGTACAAGTCCAGAAGCCTCAAATAAGAGAGGCTTTGCTAAAGGCAGCTAAACACGAATTTATGGAGTATGGATTTCAGCGATCCTCTATTCGGAGAATTGCAGCCGGCGCTGGGTCTACAATTGGCAACATGTATAAGTATTTTCAAAGTAAAGACGAACTTTTCGAGCGGCTGGTCTCCAACGTAAAAGGTGAATTATATTTCTTTATTAAAGAACATGAAACCGAAAGCGGCGAGAGTTCCAATGCACATCAAAAGCTCCAATTGTTCGTAAATTTGATGAGCGACTACCGAGATGAAATGTTATTGCTTATTGATGCTTCTGATGGCACCCAATATCAAAATACTTATGAAGATTTGATCGCAATGGTCTCGCTGAACCTACAAGATCATCTCCCAGACTTTAATATGCCTCCTGTGCCGGATACCAGAATCCTTGTAAGAACAATTGCAGTGGGCCTTGTATCAGGATGGGTTGATGTACTACGTCATCATTCAGATAAGAAAGATATTAAGAACGGCCTGACACAATACTTTTTGTTTGTTTTTAAAAGCTTCTTGTGA
- a CDS encoding FMN-dependent NADH-azoreductase, whose protein sequence is MRKLLIINAHPDFDSITSASLDMLNYFKKVYKEKHPNDEVIEQIDLYDVEVPVIDKIVLSAWAKQAEGKELTIQEKNVTDRMNEILKQFKSANKYVVVLPLHNFNIPSKLKDYIDNVMIARETFRYIETPMSNGRVSVGLLDDGRSVVTIQASGSIYTNKDFYTELDYSNKFLKSIFDIMGIEDFETVRIQGTAFLDRNEVLQKAYKEAKEQASKLAAK, encoded by the coding sequence ATGAGAAAATTACTGATCATCAATGCACACCCAGATTTTGATTCTATAACTTCTGCAAGTCTAGATATGCTCAATTACTTTAAAAAAGTATACAAAGAGAAGCATCCGAATGACGAGGTTATAGAACAAATTGATCTATACGACGTTGAAGTCCCCGTAATAGATAAAATTGTTTTGAGTGCATGGGCTAAACAAGCAGAAGGAAAAGAATTAACAATTCAAGAGAAAAATGTAACAGACCGCATGAACGAGATACTAAAACAATTCAAAAGTGCTAATAAGTACGTCGTTGTATTACCATTGCATAACTTTAATATCCCCTCAAAACTAAAAGATTATATAGATAATGTTATGATTGCACGGGAAACGTTTAGATATATTGAAACCCCAATGAGTAATGGTAGAGTATCCGTTGGACTTCTCGACGATGGAAGAAGCGTAGTTACAATTCAAGCTAGTGGATCAATTTACACCAATAAAGATTTTTATACCGAACTTGACTACTCAAATAAATTTTTGAAGTCCATATTTGATATAATGGGAATCGAGGATTTTGAAACAGTTCGAATTCAAGGAACAGCATTTCTGGACAGAAATGAAGTATTACAAAAAGCATATAAAGAAGCTAAAGAGCAGGCTTCAAAGTTAGCAGCTAAATAA
- a CDS encoding nucleoside deaminase, with protein MIDNTDLKHLRRCVKLAKAALQADDEPFGSVLVSADDVVLAEDHNHVSGGDHTQHPEFALARWAAENMTIEERRKATVYTSGEHCPMCAAAHGWVGLGRIVYASSSAQLVRWLSEMGVAASRVRNLPIQEVIRDTDIDGPVPELAEQVRELHRQFHAKKR; from the coding sequence ATGATCGATAATACCGATCTAAAGCATCTACGACGCTGTGTTAAACTTGCAAAGGCTGCACTTCAGGCCGACGATGAACCGTTCGGTTCGGTTCTAGTCTCAGCCGATGATGTCGTGCTTGCAGAAGATCACAACCATGTATCCGGCGGAGATCATACCCAGCATCCAGAATTCGCACTAGCGCGTTGGGCGGCCGAGAACATGACGATAGAAGAAAGGCGCAAGGCGACGGTTTATACATCGGGGGAACATTGCCCGATGTGTGCCGCGGCTCACGGTTGGGTTGGATTGGGCCGTATTGTGTATGCGAGTTCCTCTGCACAACTGGTTCGATGGCTTAGTGAGATGGGGGTCGCCGCATCGCGTGTCCGCAACCTTCCGATACAGGAAGTCATTCGCGATACGGACATAGACGGTCCTGTTCCTGAACTGGCCGAGCAGGTTCGGGAGCTCCATCGACAGTTTCACGCGAAGAAACGGTGA
- a CDS encoding alpha/beta fold hydrolase yields MALFYRETGDIEAPLIVFLHGGGVSGWMWDKQIEYFRDYHCLVPDLPGHGSSSSTSFSIRNSAEQIIDLIQAKAHGTQVIVIGFSLGAQIAIQILSMNADLVDYAIINSALVRPIPFANKMISPSIKLTYGLTKNRSFSKLQAKQLYIDQEMFETYYKETCQMDRHVLIQVLEENMAFQIPEDFARSNAKILVTVGATEKKMMKKSVLDIVNKNSNGQGMIIPGVGHGVSLAQPELFNSIVEAWIHDRELPNMGLLK; encoded by the coding sequence TTGGCGTTATTTTATAGAGAGACAGGTGATATAGAAGCCCCACTTATTGTTTTTTTACACGGGGGTGGAGTTAGTGGTTGGATGTGGGATAAACAAATTGAATATTTCAGAGATTACCATTGCCTAGTTCCTGACTTACCTGGACATGGTTCTAGTTCAAGTACGTCTTTTTCTATTCGTAACAGTGCTGAACAAATCATAGATTTGATTCAAGCTAAAGCACATGGTACACAGGTTATTGTGATAGGGTTTTCATTGGGGGCGCAAATAGCTATTCAGATATTAAGTATGAACGCTGATCTGGTAGATTACGCAATCATAAATAGTGCGCTTGTAAGGCCTATTCCTTTTGCCAATAAGATGATTAGCCCTTCGATTAAATTGACATATGGGCTCACAAAGAACAGAAGTTTCTCTAAGCTTCAAGCCAAGCAGTTATACATAGATCAAGAAATGTTTGAAACCTATTACAAGGAAACCTGCCAAATGGATCGGCATGTGCTCATTCAAGTGCTAGAAGAAAATATGGCATTCCAAATACCTGAAGATTTCGCTAGATCCAACGCAAAAATATTAGTTACGGTTGGAGCTACAGAGAAAAAAATGATGAAAAAGTCTGTACTTGATATCGTCAATAAGAACTCAAATGGTCAGGGCATGATCATACCAGGTGTGGGTCACGGCGTGTCTTTGGCTCAACCTGAATTATTTAATAGCATTGTAGAGGCATGGATTCATGATCGGGAACTTCCGAATATGGGGTTGTTGAAATAG
- a CDS encoding MarR family winged helix-turn-helix transcriptional regulator, producing MVSKNEDNRSNYVEKAIISFSKIMSDNQKSMMDNLNRANKGELFVLRILTLRNAEVLPSELSEALNSSTARISALLGALEKKGQIRREIDKSNRRNILVTITEAGRERAEAEMNEIEGRMAKVFTEMGEADTAEFIRLIKLFSDLSKDEDGCQRG from the coding sequence GTGGTATCAAAAAATGAAGATAACAGGTCAAACTATGTTGAAAAGGCGATTATCTCCTTTAGTAAAATCATGTCAGATAACCAGAAGAGTATGATGGATAACTTAAATCGAGCAAATAAGGGAGAACTTTTTGTTTTGCGTATTTTGACATTGCGTAATGCGGAGGTGCTCCCTTCTGAACTGAGTGAAGCATTGAACAGCAGCACGGCACGAATATCCGCATTGCTCGGAGCACTGGAAAAAAAGGGGCAGATTAGGCGCGAGATCGACAAAAGCAATCGCCGCAATATCCTTGTGACCATCACCGAAGCTGGGCGTGAGCGAGCTGAAGCTGAAATGAATGAAATCGAAGGACGCATGGCTAAGGTATTTACCGAAATGGGTGAAGCGGATACGGCAGAGTTCATCCGGTTGATAAAGCTGTTTTCAGATCTTTCGAAAGATGAAGATGGTTGTCAAAGGGGATAA
- a CDS encoding serine hydrolase domain-containing protein, with the protein MEANGYVEKGFEPVKDAFEHNFDKKEIGAACAIYYRGRKVVDLWGGSADSRLHKNWEKDTLVPVFSSTKGFAALATAVAHSKGWIDYDAKISSYWAEFGMNGKQDITIRQLLAHQAGLCAIDQLHINKISDLDTSHITSQLAELKPEWKPGSMHAYHTWTIGWFIGEVIRRVDPKGRTLGKFFHEEVAQPLQAEFFIGLPDDIPQSRLAAVQGMNSPFQLLFHLHEIPRPLLMGFLNSRSLTSRSMVDPNKLVAHENFNRREMLSIEFPSGNGVGDARSMAKIYSEFATGGKVLNLSETTMNEMMKPAVPPFNGWYDHVNRCEVGYSLGFWKPISGRMFGSSSHAFGHPGAGGSFCFADPDSAVGYAYVMNKIGGYMDGNPRENEVRRTFYQCIANKLLV; encoded by the coding sequence ATGGAGGCTAATGGGTATGTAGAAAAGGGGTTTGAACCAGTAAAGGATGCTTTTGAACATAACTTTGATAAAAAGGAGATTGGGGCAGCCTGTGCTATTTATTATAGAGGTAGAAAAGTAGTAGATTTATGGGGAGGTTCAGCGGATTCCCGGCTTCATAAAAATTGGGAAAAAGATACCCTGGTACCCGTTTTCTCGAGCACAAAAGGATTTGCTGCCCTTGCAACGGCGGTTGCCCATTCCAAAGGATGGATTGATTATGATGCAAAAATATCGAGTTATTGGGCCGAATTTGGAATGAATGGGAAGCAGGATATTACAATCAGGCAGCTTTTAGCTCATCAAGCTGGGTTGTGTGCGATTGATCAATTACATATAAACAAAATTTCGGATCTAGACACCTCCCACATCACTTCGCAACTTGCAGAGCTAAAGCCCGAGTGGAAGCCGGGAAGTATGCATGCATACCATACATGGACGATAGGGTGGTTCATTGGAGAAGTCATTAGAAGAGTGGACCCTAAAGGAAGAACACTGGGGAAATTTTTTCATGAGGAAGTGGCACAGCCCTTACAAGCAGAGTTTTTTATTGGCCTCCCTGATGATATTCCGCAAAGTCGACTTGCCGCTGTACAGGGGATGAATAGTCCGTTCCAATTGCTGTTTCACTTACATGAGATACCTAGGCCGTTACTTATGGGTTTCCTAAATTCAAGATCGCTTACCTCACGAAGTATGGTGGATCCCAATAAGTTAGTTGCTCACGAGAACTTTAATAGGAGGGAAATGCTTTCCATTGAGTTTCCTTCAGGTAATGGTGTCGGAGATGCAAGAAGCATGGCTAAAATATATAGCGAGTTTGCAACTGGGGGTAAGGTGCTGAACTTGTCTGAGACCACGATGAATGAGATGATGAAACCTGCCGTTCCTCCTTTTAATGGTTGGTATGACCATGTCAATAGATGCGAGGTTGGCTATTCACTAGGGTTTTGGAAACCCATCTCAGGCCGAATGTTCGGTAGCAGTTCACATGCGTTCGGCCATCCAGGTGCAGGGGGGTCCTTTTGCTTTGCAGATCCCGATAGCGCTGTTGGCTATGCCTATGTTATGAACAAAATTGGTGGGTATATGGATGGTAATCCTAGGGAAAATGAAGTTAGAAGGACATTCTATCAGTGTATAGCAAACAAGTTGCTAGTTTAG
- a CDS encoding alpha/beta fold hydrolase, translating into MRDYEIYEMEDVLLQSGDTLPHVFLAYKTYGTLNAEKNNVILYPTWFAGQHTDNEWLIGPDKALDPEKYFIIIPNMLGNGLSSSPSNTPPPYHQANFPLVSIYDNVRLQHQLVTEKFGITKIALVVGWSLGAVQTFQWGASYPDMVERIAPFGGTAKTRPHAKVVFEGMIAALQADSSWKNGFYTQQPKAGLAAMGRVYAAWGFSQAFYLEQLYQQEGYHTLEEYLVDYWDQVFLTFDANDLITMLRTGITGDISANPAYDGDFELALSRITARALVMPGSTDLFFPPQDNKYEEQHMPNALFLPIESKWGHCAGIGQHEPDSVFIDKSLKMFLLE; encoded by the coding sequence ATGAGAGATTATGAAATTTATGAAATGGAAGACGTGTTACTGCAATCCGGTGATACCCTGCCACATGTCTTTCTCGCTTATAAAACCTACGGAACGCTAAATGCAGAAAAAAATAATGTCATCCTTTATCCCACCTGGTTTGCAGGCCAGCATACTGATAATGAATGGTTAATTGGACCTGACAAGGCATTGGACCCGGAAAAGTATTTTATCATCATACCGAATATGTTGGGCAATGGACTATCCTCCTCGCCAAGCAATACGCCGCCGCCTTATCATCAAGCTAATTTCCCACTCGTCTCGATTTATGATAATGTGCGGCTGCAGCATCAACTGGTTACCGAGAAGTTCGGCATTACGAAAATCGCACTCGTCGTTGGCTGGTCACTCGGAGCCGTGCAGACCTTTCAGTGGGGAGCAAGCTATCCCGATATGGTCGAGCGAATTGCTCCATTCGGAGGGACTGCAAAGACCAGGCCACATGCAAAGGTTGTATTTGAAGGAATGATCGCTGCCCTTCAGGCTGACTCTTCATGGAAGAATGGCTTTTACACACAGCAGCCCAAAGCGGGATTGGCAGCCATGGGTCGAGTCTATGCAGCTTGGGGCTTCTCTCAGGCTTTTTATCTAGAGCAGCTCTATCAGCAAGAGGGCTATCACACACTAGAGGAATATCTCGTGGATTATTGGGATCAAGTGTTTTTGACCTTTGACGCCAATGACTTGATCACCATGCTACGTACCGGAATCACCGGCGACATTAGCGCAAATCCGGCGTATGACGGTGATTTTGAACTTGCATTAAGCAGGATTACAGCACGGGCACTGGTTATGCCGGGAAGTACGGACCTTTTCTTTCCTCCTCAGGATAACAAATATGAGGAACAGCATATGCCAAATGCATTATTTCTCCCAATTGAATCGAAGTGGGGGCATTGCGCAGGCATTGGACAGCATGAACCAGATTCCGTATTTATAGATAAAAGCCTAAAAATGTTCCTGCTCGAATGA
- a CDS encoding LysR family transcriptional regulator yields MELRQLKTFHTLASTLSFSRAAEVQNYVPSTVTMQMKSLEEELGVQLVDRLGKNVILTDAGRNFLRYVDNILGELEEAQHAVKQTGELTGTVVISADETLCTYRLPAVLRQFRLRYPGIRLMFRPLSNPNLKQSLREGGADIIFMLDENKGESGFCGEKMLDEPFYVLAAPDHPLAACTALSIEDFNGETFLLTEKGCSYRTFFERSLSQKGMGGITELEFNSAEAIKQCAIIGMGIAVLPEMAVTAELDRGELVRLPWDLTATSFATQMFWHEEKWISSAIEAFLNLTRDTFLNNSTL; encoded by the coding sequence GTGGAATTACGCCAATTAAAGACCTTCCATACACTTGCCTCCACACTCAGCTTTAGCCGTGCTGCAGAAGTGCAGAACTATGTCCCATCAACGGTGACGATGCAGATGAAGTCTTTGGAGGAAGAACTGGGTGTCCAGCTTGTGGACAGATTAGGTAAAAATGTGATTCTGACCGATGCCGGGAGAAATTTTCTGCGCTATGTAGATAACATACTCGGTGAACTTGAAGAAGCTCAGCACGCCGTCAAGCAAACTGGTGAGTTGACGGGGACGGTGGTTATTAGTGCAGATGAAACGTTATGTACTTACCGACTTCCAGCTGTACTCCGCCAGTTCCGCTTACGCTATCCGGGGATTCGTTTGATGTTTCGACCGCTTTCTAATCCGAACCTCAAACAGAGCTTGAGGGAAGGTGGAGCGGACATTATCTTTATGCTGGATGAGAACAAGGGCGAGTCAGGATTTTGTGGTGAAAAAATGCTGGACGAGCCCTTTTATGTATTGGCGGCGCCTGATCATCCATTGGCTGCATGTACTGCGTTGTCCATTGAAGATTTTAATGGCGAGACCTTTCTATTGACGGAGAAGGGATGCTCCTATCGCACGTTTTTCGAGCGAAGTCTTTCACAGAAGGGCATGGGAGGAATTACCGAATTGGAGTTTAACAGCGCTGAGGCGATTAAACAATGCGCGATAATAGGAATGGGCATCGCCGTTTTGCCTGAAATGGCCGTCACGGCAGAACTGGATCGGGGAGAATTGGTTCGGTTGCCTTGGGATTTGACTGCAACATCATTTGCAACCCAAATGTTTTGGCATGAAGAGAAGTGGATCTCGTCTGCGATCGAAGCCTTTTTGAACTTGACTCGAGATACATTTTTGAATAATAGCACCCTATAA
- a CDS encoding RrF2 family transcriptional regulator codes for MQYSVMVEYALHSLVYLIDIPEESTIGIKDLSEFQGLSETYLSKVFGKLSKSGIVSSTPGVKGGYKLAKPPEEITFWDVIEAVEGKKPIFQCKNILKTNLMYRDNEDCTSCTQNNPTCIVNLAMQEAEEHMREDLRKKNLAWLNRELDQVLPEKVRTDSRNYFK; via the coding sequence ATGCAGTACAGTGTAATGGTTGAATATGCTTTGCACAGCCTTGTTTATTTGATAGATATACCAGAGGAGTCAACTATAGGAATTAAAGATCTATCAGAATTTCAAGGACTTTCGGAAACGTATCTCTCGAAAGTTTTCGGTAAATTGTCTAAATCCGGTATCGTAAGTTCTACACCTGGTGTAAAAGGTGGTTATAAATTAGCTAAACCTCCCGAAGAGATTACGTTTTGGGATGTAATTGAAGCAGTTGAGGGAAAGAAACCTATATTTCAATGTAAAAATATATTAAAAACTAATTTAATGTATAGGGATAATGAGGACTGTACATCATGTACTCAAAACAATCCAACATGTATAGTCAATCTGGCAATGCAGGAAGCAGAAGAGCATATGCGTGAGGATTTGCGTAAAAAAAACCTTGCTTGGTTAAATAGAGAGCTGGATCAAGTTTTACCTGAGAAAGTACGAACGGATAGTCGAAACTATTTTAAATGA